A region of Helicobacter sp. 12S02232-10 DNA encodes the following proteins:
- a CDS encoding SEL1-like repeat protein, which produces MRRIKNCLLIALLIGVNIIYAADAQESESPVSQSENQNTDQKPQNSEQSKPSSQENQTPPPILAPNPEPDTPITQKPTPITDHLTPPDVVEGILEAGIKTAKEGDYKTAFKLFSQSCDQGNPAGCFAVGTMYMNGVGIQTDIQKATRYYEMGCSGGDATACSNLAMIYDYQKKADLNNKEKAAELYMTGCQGGDVLACNNLAWMYANGEGVQKDYFKALQYYKFACEAGSDMACYNLGLMSNTNNVYGADRAKLGLVDLNYLACNAGDISGCANLGWMYANGKSGAPVSFFYAAKYFQIACDGGMLGSCNNLGVLYQRGLGVTQDSQRALDLFAYVCDNGLQLGCDNYRIFKQQLLYPKIENKNFFLPKNSDSNEGRR; this is translated from the coding sequence ATGCGTAGGATTAAAAACTGTCTTTTGATTGCCCTACTTATAGGGGTAAATATCATTTATGCGGCTGACGCTCAAGAATCTGAGTCTCCTGTTTCTCAAAGCGAAAATCAAAATACGGATCAAAAACCTCAAAATTCCGAACAATCAAAGCCTTCTTCTCAAGAAAATCAAACCCCACCCCCTATTTTGGCTCCTAATCCTGAACCTGATACACCCATAACTCAAAAACCAACCCCTATAACAGATCATCTTACCCCTCCAGATGTCGTTGAAGGCATACTAGAAGCAGGTATTAAGACTGCCAAAGAAGGAGATTATAAAACTGCATTTAAATTATTTTCACAGTCTTGCGATCAGGGTAATCCTGCCGGTTGCTTTGCTGTTGGGACAATGTATATGAATGGCGTAGGTATTCAAACCGACATTCAAAAAGCCACACGTTATTATGAAATGGGATGTAGTGGGGGAGATGCAACGGCTTGTTCAAACTTAGCAATGATCTATGATTATCAGAAAAAAGCCGACCTCAATAACAAAGAAAAAGCAGCTGAGCTTTATATGACGGGTTGTCAAGGTGGAGATGTTTTGGCGTGTAATAATTTAGCTTGGATGTATGCCAATGGCGAAGGCGTTCAAAAAGATTATTTTAAAGCCTTGCAATACTATAAATTCGCTTGTGAAGCAGGAAGCGATATGGCTTGTTACAATCTTGGGTTGATGTCAAACACAAATAATGTCTATGGAGCAGATAGAGCAAAACTTGGTCTTGTAGATTTAAATTATTTAGCTTGTAATGCTGGGGATATCTCAGGCTGTGCAAATCTTGGCTGGATGTATGCCAATGGAAAATCAGGTGCCCCTGTAAGCTTTTTTTATGCTGCAAAATATTTTCAAATCGCTTGCGATGGAGGAATGCTTGGAAGTTGTAATAATCTGGGAGTCTTGTACCAAAGAGGTCTTGGCGTAACGCAAGACTCTCAAAGGGCTTTAGATCTATTTGCTTATGTTTGCGACAATGGATTGCAATTAGGTTGTGATAATTACAGAATTTTCAAACAACAACTTCTCTACCCTAAAATTGAAAATAAGAATTTTTTTCTTCCAAAAAATTCTGATTCAAATGAGGGGCGAAGATAG